Proteins encoded by one window of Blautia argi:
- a CDS encoding D-alanine--D-alanine ligase family protein → MDIIQECLAYFKNIDINFDLLIIADTQNKTTKNNNYIVHTDESEFFSRREFAEIASTLFYIFGYAKVFYSELDFIKFVMDEHPSSTECYIYNFSRDGIAEGKKSLIPAFCDLCGLKYTGSNAFTISLLRNKWIFTQVLSNMGILTPKSVLYTFNNHNILEPFLDTTILLKNIHESASIGLLTDNKIYLTKENLKTVDMTLQRMNTKQLLIQEYISGLECEVLVIQFKGKYYALEPVEIVINGNDFLDSLTSNLYNYSFRKLSDRLSPTVIEQIKKQAVKAAQILSIKDYARFDFRIEKDQPYLIDIAGTPYTIKHSSVAFLFENIMHLDYKDIYKTIMACSFSNYDILQS, encoded by the coding sequence ATGGATATAATTCAAGAGTGTTTAGCTTATTTTAAGAATATAGATATAAATTTCGATTTGCTAATAATAGCTGACACACAAAATAAAACTACAAAGAACAATAACTATATTGTTCATACTGATGAAAGTGAGTTTTTTTCTAGAAGAGAATTTGCTGAAATTGCTTCGACATTATTTTATATTTTTGGTTATGCCAAAGTTTTTTACTCAGAATTGGATTTCATAAAATTTGTGATGGATGAGCATCCCTCATCCACAGAATGTTACATATATAATTTTAGCAGAGACGGAATTGCTGAGGGAAAAAAATCATTAATCCCTGCTTTTTGCGATTTATGCGGTCTTAAATATACTGGATCAAATGCTTTTACCATATCCTTATTGAGAAATAAATGGATTTTTACACAGGTACTTTCTAATATGGGGATATTAACACCAAAGTCTGTTCTTTATACATTTAATAATCATAATATATTAGAACCTTTTTTGGATACGACAATACTTTTAAAGAATATTCATGAATCAGCAAGTATAGGCTTGCTTACAGACAATAAAATATATTTAACAAAAGAAAATTTGAAAACAGTTGATATGACACTACAACGGATGAACACTAAACAACTACTCATACAAGAATATATTAGCGGCCTAGAATGTGAAGTTTTAGTAATACAGTTTAAGGGAAAGTATTATGCACTTGAGCCAGTGGAAATTGTTATAAATGGTAATGATTTTTTAGATTCCTTAACATCAAACCTATATAACTATTCGTTTAGAAAACTATCCGATAGATTGAGTCCAACAGTAATAGAACAAATTAAAAAGCAAGCAGTTAAAGCTGCACAAATTTTAAGCATTAAAGACTATGCGAGATTTGATTTCCGTATAGAAAAAGACCAGCCATATCTTATCGATATAGCTGGAACACCATATACTATAAAACATAGCTCGGTAGCGTTTCTGTTTGAGAATATAATGCATTTAGATTATAAAGATATTTATAAGACAATAATGGCGTGTTCTTTTTCAAATTATGATATACTTCAATCATAA
- a CDS encoding GNAT family N-acetyltransferase — MKLVAFQNHAFFGVSFWSKSDAEIFKKIIADISTPENLSNSENFWDDYFNDFLDEIQIHTLEIPNYVASEMNNIIEYDMAITMCQKYYSNPKQYFINWHNNKNEYSYIMNTSQALSYTQKLLEEYIYKHPDENFSLTKPSYFENNEYPYIIQKEKKSIGFIDIAIEKNFFLLRRIYLDKSYRRQRLGTQILENIITFSKLTNKELRVNVYDEEAEKFYKRLGFRKNFTNYVIRRQ; from the coding sequence TTGAAATTGGTTGCTTTTCAGAACCATGCATTTTTTGGAGTATCTTTTTGGAGTAAATCTGATGCAGAAATTTTCAAAAAAATTATTGCTGATATCAGTACTCCTGAAAATTTATCTAATAGCGAAAACTTCTGGGATGACTATTTTAATGATTTTTTGGACGAAATCCAAATTCACACTTTAGAAATACCCAATTATGTTGCATCAGAAATGAACAATATAATCGAATATGATATGGCTATAACAATGTGCCAAAAGTATTATTCTAATCCAAAACAATATTTTATAAACTGGCATAATAATAAAAATGAGTATTCGTATATAATGAATACATCTCAAGCACTAAGTTATACCCAAAAACTTTTGGAAGAGTATATCTATAAGCATCCTGACGAAAACTTTAGTTTAACTAAACCATCATACTTTGAAAATAATGAATATCCTTATATCATACAAAAAGAAAAGAAAAGCATTGGGTTTATAGATATAGCTATTGAAAAAAATTTTTTTCTGCTGAGAAGAATTTATCTTGATAAATCTTATCGAAGACAACGATTAGGAACTCAAATTTTAGAAAATATAATTACATTTTCTAAACTCACAAACAAGGAATTACGGGTAAACGTTTATGATGAAGAGGCAGAAAAATTTTATAAACGTCTTGGATTTAGAAAAAATTTTACAAATTACGTAATAAGGAGACAATGA
- a CDS encoding NTP transferase domain-containing protein, whose product MNAIILAAGHSSRMIEEKQYTHKPLLPILGLPNIERTILILNDFGINDIVIIAGIYADQYTFLQEKYGCTIVSDPNCSVSTLYGIYSIVNIIGDTFIIEGDVVLAENIFINKPYSYYYVMKYLNPEFDAWKPILDKNGRIISFEIGCFSEPCIFWSIFLE is encoded by the coding sequence TTGAATGCAATAATTTTAGCTGCTGGACATAGTTCCCGTATGATTGAGGAAAAACAATATACCCATAAGCCTTTATTACCAATTCTTGGACTTCCCAATATTGAGAGAACAATTCTAATTTTAAATGACTTTGGAATAAATGATATTGTTATAATTGCAGGAATATATGCAGATCAATATACATTTTTACAAGAAAAATATGGTTGTACCATCGTATCTGATCCCAATTGTTCAGTATCTACGCTCTATGGGATATACAGTATTGTTAATATTATAGGTGATACTTTCATCATTGAAGGTGATGTTGTTTTGGCAGAGAATATTTTTATTAACAAACCTTATAGCTATTATTATGTAATGAAATATTTAAATCCGGAATTTGACGCTTGGAAACCTATTCTTGATAAAAATGGGCGAATAATTTCCTTTGAAATTGGTTGCTTTTCAGAACCATGCATTTTTTGGAGTATCTTTTTGGAGTAA
- a CDS encoding VWA domain-containing protein, with protein sequence MRSERIRNSRQTEKRLLRDMEVFFSPQFLRLVQRIGKEITDKHDAQIRFYSDATDHRAGYFEGRYIYINTMNMLTQSFPTLDLRSKSLIGVEGHECGHQNYSSIYLRRKYIDGIANGILYPAWPIPETEQETQFLQSMKEGFQKKDAVLLGLYLQTAGRLHGYLEDAFIEEQMCRRFPGSIRQGILQNRKRNMEQISSLKSQIVQEKSKLKIMLLLLVQYMFTHKVNVWDGEVTEYMELLRNCIPVLSKAIADMGESTRYLATNQILLKLWPLFLEEAEGMERKIKSAGENKENVLKQTFDEWKEDLPQYSEEPSCREIHMERKEASDVLWNGGELKHTVSEEIQSVQMEGESATKEQESLTEEKTEPLLSELQQETVKTIDIGRELQNICLELKREAREKRYEEWMRERLKEILENTEFTPVNQEIKKHIFRKEIISQAAYQKYRNLKPQIKHIQTKMKQDLLPVLKRKKTYILREQHMGKGLDMAHLWNPEKRIFKTKIPSRNMDTAIGFLLDQSGSIDNKRWETSVLTSLCVVEFAQILGIPICVNGHCTGTEQTGRRQEEIVCLHSYLEFEEKKEGKYRILDMETSGANRDGAALLYMAEKMAKRTEKMKILIFFCDGLPNAQGYGGKVAREDLQNVQKRLKQKQITLLVAAIGTDQEDIRKIYGNACINAEDLERLPQQIVKKLLDYMG encoded by the coding sequence ATGAGAAGCGAAAGAATAAGAAATAGCAGGCAGACAGAGAAGCGTTTGCTACGGGACATGGAAGTATTTTTTTCTCCTCAATTTTTAAGGTTAGTGCAACGGATTGGAAAAGAGATTACAGATAAGCATGATGCACAGATCCGATTTTATTCCGATGCAACGGATCACAGAGCCGGTTATTTTGAAGGGCGCTATATATATATCAATACTATGAATATGCTTACACAAAGTTTTCCGACTTTGGATTTGAGAAGTAAAAGTCTGATAGGTGTAGAAGGACATGAATGCGGACATCAGAATTACAGCAGTATCTATCTGAGACGGAAATATATAGATGGAATTGCAAATGGGATTTTATATCCAGCCTGGCCTATACCGGAAACGGAGCAGGAAACCCAATTTTTACAAAGTATGAAAGAGGGTTTCCAAAAGAAAGATGCGGTTCTTTTAGGACTTTATCTGCAAACAGCCGGAAGGCTGCATGGATATCTAGAAGATGCCTTTATTGAAGAACAGATGTGCAGAAGATTCCCGGGCAGTATCAGGCAGGGAATTTTGCAAAATCGTAAGAGGAATATGGAGCAGATTTCCAGTCTGAAAAGCCAGATAGTACAGGAGAAATCAAAACTAAAGATTATGTTACTTTTGTTGGTGCAATATATGTTTACCCACAAGGTCAACGTGTGGGACGGAGAAGTTACAGAATATATGGAACTGCTTAGAAACTGTATTCCGGTTCTTTCGAAAGCAATTGCTGATATGGGGGAAAGCACAAGGTATCTTGCAACAAATCAGATTTTATTGAAGTTGTGGCCTTTGTTTTTAGAAGAAGCGGAGGGCATGGAAAGAAAAATAAAATCGGCAGGAGAAAACAAAGAAAACGTATTAAAACAGACTTTTGATGAGTGGAAAGAAGATCTGCCGCAATACTCGGAAGAACCTTCCTGCAGGGAAATCCACATGGAGCGAAAGGAAGCTTCGGATGTTCTTTGGAATGGAGGAGAACTGAAACATACTGTTTCAGAAGAAATACAATCCGTTCAAATGGAAGGAGAAAGTGCAACAAAAGAGCAGGAAAGCCTGACAGAAGAAAAAACAGAGCCCTTACTTTCTGAATTGCAGCAAGAAACGGTAAAGACAATTGATATTGGAAGAGAACTTCAAAACATCTGTCTGGAATTAAAAAGAGAAGCGCGGGAAAAGAGATATGAGGAATGGATGCGGGAGCGTTTGAAAGAGATTTTAGAAAATACGGAGTTTACACCTGTGAACCAGGAAATCAAAAAGCATATTTTCCGAAAAGAAATCATTTCGCAAGCGGCATATCAAAAATACAGAAATCTTAAACCGCAAATAAAACATATCCAAACGAAAATGAAGCAGGATCTGCTGCCAGTTCTAAAAAGGAAGAAAACCTATATTCTGCGAGAACAGCATATGGGAAAAGGATTGGACATGGCACATCTGTGGAATCCTGAAAAAAGAATTTTTAAGACCAAAATTCCTTCCAGAAATATGGATACAGCGATTGGATTTTTATTGGATCAGTCTGGCTCCATAGATAACAAGCGGTGGGAAACTTCGGTTTTGACTTCCCTTTGTGTCGTGGAGTTTGCACAAATACTTGGTATACCCATCTGTGTAAATGGACATTGTACAGGGACGGAACAGACAGGTAGAAGGCAGGAGGAAATCGTGTGTTTGCATTCTTATTTGGAGTTTGAAGAAAAGAAAGAAGGAAAGTATCGGATTTTAGATATGGAAACCAGTGGAGCTAATAGGGACGGAGCAGCGCTTCTTTACATGGCAGAAAAAATGGCAAAAAGAACGGAGAAGATGAAAATTTTGATTTTTTTCTGTGATGGGCTTCCGAATGCACAAGGATATGGCGGAAAAGTGGCAAGAGAAGATTTGCAGAACGTACAGAAGCGGTTGAAACAGAAACAGATTACACTGCTTGTAGCAGCGATTGGAACGGATCAGGAAGATATCCGAAAAATTTATGGAAATGCCTGTATCAATGCAGAGGATCTGGAAAGGCTTCCGCAGCAGATTGTAAAGAAACTTTTAGATTATATGGGATAA